TGTTTGGGGTATATCAAAAGATCAATTCGGTTAGTCAAAATGGGGCTAGTGTTTCTGAATACTATCATAAAATCAACACTAtgtggaaacaatttgatgccATGCTTCAACTACCCTCATGCACTTGCGATGCGTCTACAAAATTTAATGAATTCAATCAGCTAATCAAACTTATGCAATTCTTAATGGGTCTTGATGACATTTATCAACCTGTTAGAACCAATCTGTTAACAAGAGACCCTTTACCAACTATCAAGACTGCTTTTTCTATCATATCTAGAGAAGAATCTCATAGAGGGTCAAACAACTCTTCCAAAATGCCCAATGTTGGTTTTGCTGCAAAGTCTAGTTTTTCAAatgaaaataagaaaaaaattaaCAGAGGTCCTAACCCTAATCTAAAATGCTCTCACTGCAGCAAGATTGGTCATACAGTGGATAAATGTTATGAATTGCATGGTTATCCCTCAAATTATAGACCAAAACCTACCCAGGGTAGTCATCAGTGGACTAGGTCTAAAAATGCTGCTAGCAGTGGCACTGGTTCCTCCATGAATAATAATATGAATGATAAAAATACTAGCTCCTTGAACTCCTTAACTGCTGATCAATTTTCTAAGTTGCTAGGTATGCTAAATGAGAATAAAACAAAGGACACAAATAAGTCCAATGTAGGAGGTAAATGTTTCAATTCCTTTTCTGAGTACAAAAATGTTTTCTGTTTTAACTCAAAACTGTTTCCATCACAGACTCTAAACTGGATtattgattctggtgcaaaccagcACATGGTCATGTCTAGCGAAAATATGTTTAATCTTGTTGATGTTTCTGAATATAATATAACTGTTAAACACCCAAATGGTACTAATGCTAAAGTCACTCAAATTGGCTGTTTTAAACTCTCAGAGTCTGTAATTCTAAAAGATGTGTTTGTTGTTCCTGAATATTGTGTGAACCTTATCTCTGTATATAAACTTGCTAAAGACAGTAAGCTGAAAGTTGTGTTTGATGAAAATTACTGCTACATTCAGGATTCTTGCTTAAAGAAAACCCTGGTGACTGGTAGGCAAACTGAGGGTTTATATTTTTGTGGTAACTCTCTAAGTACTAGCTTTTCTTGTCTAAGTATGGCTGAAAAAGTAAAGCTCTGGCACTCCAGGCTGGGTCATCCAGCTGAACAAGTGTTAAATGTTCTTCAACTTAAAACTGAATCTGCCTCTAACCCTTGTGACATATGTCACAAGGCTAAACAGCATAGGTCTCCCTTCCCTCTCAGTGACCATAAGACAACTAAGGTTGGGGACCTCATTCACCTAGATGTCTGGGGTCCCTACAAGGTCACTAGCGTGGAAGGATACAAATATTTCCTTACTATTGTGGATGACTTTACTAGATCTGTTTGGGTTTACCTGATGAAATCTAAGTCtgaggtttttgaaaatataCAAAGTTTTTACAAccttgttaaaacacaatttgaAGTCAACATAAAAATATTCAGGAGTGATAATGGATCCGAATTCATCAACTCTCAAATGTCTTCATTTGTTAAACAAAAGGGCATCATTCATCAAACATCATGCACCTATACGCCACAACAAAATGGCATTGTAGAGAGGAAACATAGACACCTGTTAAATATTGCTAGAGCTTTGCTATTTCAATCTAATATTCCCCTTAGATTCTGGTCTGAATGTGTTCTTACAGCTTCTTACTTAATTAACAGGCTTCCCTCCTCTGTATTAAATGGATGTTCTCCCTATGAAAAATTGTTTGGCTTTAAACCTTCTCTTGATCACTTGAAAATCTTTGGTTGCCTTTGCTACTTTACTATTTTGGATAACCCTGATAAACTTGAAGAAAGGgctgaaaaatgtgtttttatggGGTACTCTAATTTTAAAAAGGGATATAAAGTGTGGAGTCTAGATCAGGGAAAATTCATTTTCTCAAGGGATGTTAGCTTTCATGAAACTACATTTCCCTTTAAAAATGAATCACACTCTGCTCTAGAAAGTCCAAATAACTTATCACAGCTAAATTTTTTCgataattttgaattttcaagTGATTTAAATCCCAATGATGAAGAGAAGGGTACTACTGACTCAACTATCCTGACACAGCAACACAGTGATGAGGTTGAATCACCTGTTGATAGTAATGCTCAGGAGTCATCAGGGACTGATGACATAACTGAGAGTAGTGAGTCTTTAGGTAATACAACTGGTCCTGTGAGGGCTGAGTCTAGTAGTATTAATGACGAGTCAAACCTTCCTGAGGGTACCATTCCTGCTAGAAGGTCCTCTAGATCCTCTACTGCCCCAAAGAGATTTGATGATTATATTGTTGGCAATGCTAAATATAGCTACAATAAATATGTGGATTATTCCAACTTGCCTAGTGATAATGTCTGTTTTGCTGCTAATATTAATAAAATTCTTGAACCTTCCACCTATAAAGATGCTATTAGAGATAAAAGGTGGATTGATGCTATGAATGATGAATTGTCTGCTCTCTATAAAAACAACACTTGGGATATTGTTAACCTACCTGAAAATAAAAAACCCATTGGGTGCAAGTGGGTCTTCAAAGTCAAATACAAGTCTACGGGTGAAGTCGATAGGTTCAAAGCTAGACTTGTTGCAAAAGGGTTTAAGCAACGCGAGGGAATTGACTTTGATGAAACCTTTTCACCTGTTGTTAAGATGGTCACTGTTAGGTGTGTTATTAGCCTGGCAGTTCAAAATGATTAGCCGTTATACCAACTTGATGTTAACAATGCTTTTCTCTATGGTAATCTTAAAGAGGAAGTCTATATGACATTACCTGATGGTTTGAATATTGAAAATCAGCATAAAGTCTGCAAATTAAACAAGTCCCTATATGGCCTAAAACAAGCTCCACGAATGTGGAATGAGAAACTTGTTCAAGTGTTAGTCAAAATTGGTTTTGTCCAATCCAAATGTGATCACTCAATGTTCATTAAATCTGAAAACTCTACCTTCATTGTCCTTTTGGTCTATGTCGATGACATTGTGTTAACCGGGAACAATGAAGATGAGATAAAGAGGATCAAGAATCTCTTAAAaactgaattgttaattaaagatCTTGGGTTGCTAAAGTTCTTTCTTGGTATTGAAGTGATTAATGTTAAAGAAGGTATTTGTCTATCCCAACGAAAGTACTGTATGGACTTATTAAATGAATATGGCATGAGTGGAAGCAAACCTTCCAGTTGTCCCATAGAACAAAATCATGTCTTAACAAACCTGACTATGAAAGAGACACAAGCTGTCGACATTACGCAATACCaaaaactgatcgggaaactcattTACCTATCACATACTAGACCTGATATTGCATATTCTGTTCATTATTTGTTTCAGTTCATGCATAAACCCACTGAAGCTCACACACAAATTGCTTTCAAAGTGTTAAGGTACCTTAAAGGTGCCCCAGGCACTGGAATCCTGTTTAAGAAGAGCAATATGTTTCAATTAACTGCCTTTGCAGATTCGGATTGGGCTAAATGTGTGGACAGTCGTAGGTCTGTCACTGGTTTTTGTATATTCCTTGGTGGATCCTTAGTCTCATGGAAAAGCAAAAAACAAAGTGTTGTCTCTCGGTCCTCTGCCGAGGCCGAATACAGGTCCATGTGCAGTGCAACGTGTGAAGTGTTGTGGCTGCTGAATATATTAAGGGAACTTCATGTGAATGTCAATATTCCTGTTGTATTGAATTGTGATAACACTGCAGCACTATCTATTGCTGCCAATCCCGTCTTTCACGATAGAACCAAGCATTTCGAAGTTGATTTGTTCTTTTTACGAGAGAAAATTGCTTCAGGGCTGATCAAAACTCATGGGATCAAGACCGAGCATCAGCTAGCTGATATATTTACCAAAGGCCTCCTTCCTAAAGCTCACTATGAGATGTGTAAGTCTCTAGGTCTTTCTAATGTCTTTGCACATTTAAACTGAGGGGGGATGTTAAAATACTGGTATATTATCCAGTATAAATGTGCTTAGTTTATATTTTACACTTTATATTGTTTTAACCTTGTTCCTTTATTTTGTTTGTGAGGTTTGGTTTTGGGCTGCTGCTCTCTTGCATTTGGGCTGCTGCTCCCGTCTGTTGTTGCTAGGCTTGCGTGTGTGCGCTCATGACAACCGTCATGAGCTGTCTAGGGTTTGTGTCCTATTTCTTTCGGTGGCTCCAGAAGCTTCAGACACGAGCTCTTCATTTGCTGTGCTCATCTCTTTATTCACCTGCTTTGGTTCCCTATCCTCACACGTTCATACGTGAGTCTAGGGTGCACCTTCTACTTGTTCCGATCATCCTTGTGGAGATCTTATTTACTTTTGTTTGGTTATTAATCTGTGATGACAGATTTGATTCAATCATTGTATTTGTGCTAAGATTTCATAATAAAACCATTGATTCATAAACTATGACAAGTTCTTTGATTTCAATAGAGGATTGGTCTTCAAGAGACTttatatgtaacaccccgaaaacgggtttggtaattaaaccacgATAATAGTaatgacgggtaaaataccgttagaggtaaaaattaacccggtaaatattaggaatttaataaataaatctaTCATTTATTAAAAGGAGGATAAATAGTTTGAGagaaacaaagtatataaaaaagGGTCCGAGTTAACGAGACCTAAAGTAAAACGGGTTATGAACCCCGGAACctactaagttaactaggaataattaacttGGTTACCAATGGGTAATTAAGTGAATTAAAGTTTAGACTTATAACCCTTTTTATAAAATCTCTAAACATGAGGGGCTAAATGTGGGTAACTAGGAAAGTGATCTAATTAaatcatttataaaaaaaattaaaaaaacacacaTGTGTGTGTTCGATCGACAACGAGGAGCCAGGTAGGGGTTTTAAACCCTAACTCAACAAAATCTCCAAATTGAGGGATCAATCGAAGGTCAAATTCgaaaataattatatattaacgatcaccaagtcaagggtatcgtaaggtatgtcgaatttacGGCATTTATGAAGTTGTTAAATTTGACTAATATTAGAAGAATTCGATTATGGTATGAATCGTAGTGGCTATGGCCGAGTTTGTGATGTATGATTGCTTAGgaacaatgtcacaccccaaaattatcagagctggcgtgactggactggtatcttcatacacagcggaagcaaataagctaagtctttTAGAAAACGAACGcacactaagtactcgactccacatggttctcctattccaaccgtgccatggTTTCTGAAAAGTAACCTGGGAAAGAAACACGCgaaaaaaagtcaacataaagttgagcgagttcatagtttgtttgtaaaagatttgaattaaatcttttgaataaccagtttgtgaaataatattgagaaaacgaatttaaaaatcattttcttgacaAGTTACATGGAAACTTTGTAGTTGTAACGCATTATtttcgtaaaaccatgtattgTAAACTCTTGAATTTGTAATGTccgtataaccgtcaatgcccatataaccgtcaatgcccaccctgactttaactccatgcccgcataatcctatgccttgaatttgtataaaacgtGGTATTTAATTTCTATAAATCAagtatgtatgtccctggtatgtagcaataaggaaaaagagatcaccaatgggttgcaaagccaatggtatgtgtgaaattggtgcaggaagtactcaaacctagcaaatttgtaacgggcctccggctggaagagatagtcacctctatgggccgacccagcctcatgggtgtgggctcgctaaacccaaatagatctatcactcatgtccctcggtcctacgacgaggattaatggccttaagtgttgtacccaccactcacatgatctaagtagtaaaccctccttaagctaaccataccatgtataaaaatgtctgtagtaattgtaacatgtattttaccccagcctctaaggctgaacctccccagcctctaagactgaacctcctcagcctctaaggctgaacctccccagcctctaaggctgaacctcctcAGCCTCTAAGGCCAACTCCCCAATCTCTCTATATTATCACCAGACGATCCAtccctagtcatgaaaatcattcacatttcgataatacgtatttgttttgtaaaaaccagtatatttagtataatccattcgtaaaccatttgagttcttcgaaatccattcgtaatatgatttagaaatatgagttttcgttcattcAAAAGCTTTGTATGTTTTTGCAAAACGTGTTTTGTCTAAAAATATGCGGTCTTTGTTCATCGAGAACTTTGTGTGTTTTCTgcaaaacgtgcatgtctttccaccccgaaaacatttacaaaaatgtaagaccgtaaaaaggtggggttatgaactcacctgaattgccttgtgcgaagctagctaattacgactttgtgatgtcgtttccaagacttgacttgctagcgtgcattctacaatattcctatcacggaatatcttataagtttctaagtAAACGCAGTAACTACACAACGtgtcatcgagctctaccgaatcgttaatcgaacgattTGACGGTAAGTTGTTAGCTTAAATGAAATGAAGAAGTTATACTTTGTTTAGTTCGTCTATTCGTCGGTAATAATTAATAAGTCTTGTAGGACTTAGTTCCGCGTTAGTCGCCTCAAGAAGTCGCACGTGTATGTAAAGTATATGTATACAAAAATTTTCGTATGAAAGTAGTATATAATAACcttgtattatatatattgcGTCTTGTATATATTTGCCAAAATATACGTATATGCCGTTTCGGCgtttgaaataaaaataaaaaaaattatatttattttattagaGAATTCGTGTGTtatgatatttgaaataaatatataattatatttctCTTTATAAAAGAATCGCCGAGTTTTAGGTGTGTGAAATAAATAGAAtaatcatatttattttataaagagTTTCCGTATTCTTGATGTTTAAACCAAACCTCGTAGTCGTTTATGAAAAATATCCGAATTTGGATGTTCgaaataagtatataaactatacttcgttttttataaaagaattgtcGTTTTCGTATGTTTTAAAGTGTCGTCGGAAATGTTATACACTTGTATTTAATTCTATAAAAGTCGTTTGTAGTCGATTGGTTATGTGTTGTATTATAATAAAACGTAATTATTTTatggattttctcgaaaaacaggtagagtttcctctgtttttggacgcccccaaCAACACAATTGTCGTTATTTTATCAAGATTCAACAATTTACTCAACAATTCTTATGCATAGCCAATTTATGTAAACGAAATAATAAATAAGACCAAGTTAATATTAACTAATAACTCATCACTTTgttcggttcgagctcgtttttCACGtatgaaataaggaataattacTGAAAATAACATTCGTCCTAAACCTTTACCGAATCTTCGTGTCGAAACACCGAAAGAAGTTGGCTGAGTTAACCGGGTTtaaccgagttgactcggtttaaCCGAGTCAACCAAACCGGACCATCTGACCGAGCCGCTTGACCCGAACTACGAGCTGACCAGCCGACTCGAACCCATCTGCTGACTGAACCCGAACGGGACCCGACCATTGTTGACTAGCTGACTACCTTAACAGTTTGATCTAGACCCGAACTGAGTTAACTCGGTTTAACCGAGTTAACTCAAACCAAAACTCGAAACCACCCTTGTCTCGTTTGGGCCCAGAACTGAATCCACGAGGCCTAACCAGCCACCACCAACACCGCCGTGGCTCCGGCGAGACACCGCCGTCGTCGACATACCCCGTTCTGATCATCCTCACCAGAAACAGaaatcatcaccatcattctAAAAGATAAAATAGAGATAAACAGGGGGTGGTTTTACCGGAAAATATGTCGGTCCGAGCCCACCGTGCTGCCGCCGCCTCTTCTGCCGCCACCGTTCTTCCTCTCTCTCCGCTCAGTCCCTCTCTCTCCGTCTCTCCGTTTGCCACCGCCGTACGCCACCATCATCTGTTGGTGGCCGATCGTTCAACTTTTAACAACAGGGGGGGTTTAATAAGGAAGAAGATGAATGGTGGCGTGGGTTCGACGGGGCATGAACAGCCGGCCGGATCTATTCCAGTCGCCGGACTGAAACAACGGGAGGGAAGGGGAGCGACAGTAGGAGATTTGAGGGATTGAAAGGTGTTCTTGTATGTCTGTTTAATCATGTtctatgtgtgtgtatgtgtttcCTGTATGTATAATCGAGAGAGATGGAAATGAAGGAGTGAAGGTCAGTGTTTGATATTTGTAGAAATGTTATGTGTTATGAGATTTGAGAGATAAGGATCTTATATAGAGATATTGTGTAGATTTTGTAAAGATTGTAGTAAATCTTGCAGAGATCTAGTATAGATTTTTGGTAAGATTTAGTAAATCTAGTATAGATTTTATAAATCTTTGTATAGATTCTAATATATTATGtgtaggtttaggcttgtgggttttagGCTTGgacccagggcccacaagcccatctcatatgtaagtggcccgtaatttcTACGAGACACGTTGTCAAAAACCGAACTCCGTTTAACGTCAAAAGATAAAATTTTAGTATTAAAATACATAAAGTACGGTCGGTAGTCGCTGTTTGTGCGTTTAGTTGTCGGTTGCGTAAAAAGCGCATAAAATTATACCGTTGCCGTCTTTActccgtttttcgatccggtttcaACTGTAGTTACTAAAATTTTATTACGGAGCTAAATATAGTGTAAAATGTAAGTTCTGAAGGTGACAAGCGTTTCCGTTGCTTCCGTTTCGTTGCCGATGCGTTTCCTAACATCGCGTTTTTAGTTCACGTTTGCACTTGTGTCGCACGGAAGCCCAATAAATTCACAAAATTAATTTCATAAGCATAAAATTTTCGTGTAACGTTCAtacttgtcggcgttgtcagtattttgtccGGTTTCAGTTCGTTGTCGTTTGATGTTCCGCAGATTTCACGCGAATCTTCATACGTGTAATGTGAAGTCGAATaaacgttcctaggcactccaaatgcctaattaagttaatttgcacTGTAAACACTATTTGTTATCGcgttaatcacctgttaatcacATAATTAAGAGCCATAAATCACcaattgtcacattctcc
This is a stretch of genomic DNA from Helianthus annuus cultivar XRQ/B chromosome 16, HanXRQr2.0-SUNRISE, whole genome shotgun sequence. It encodes these proteins:
- the LOC118488232 gene encoding uncharacterized mitochondrial protein AtMg00810-like, with translation MTLPDGLNIENQHKVCKLNKSLYGLKQAPRMWNEKLVQVLVKIGFVQSKCDHSMFIKSENSTFIVLLVYVDDIVLTGNNEDEIKRIKNLLKTELLIKDLGLLKFFLGIEVINVKEGICLSQRKYCMDLLNEYGMSGSKPSSCPIEQNHVLTNLTMKETQAVDITQYQKLIGKLIYLSHTRPDIAYSVHYLFQFMHKPTEAHTQIAFKVLRYLKGAPGTGILFKKSNMFQLTAFADSDWAKCVDSRRSVTGFCIFLGGSLVSWKSKKQSVVSRSSAEAEYRSMCSATCEVLWLLNILRELHVNVNIPVVLNCDNTAALSIAANPVFHDRTKHFEVDLFFLREKIASGLIKTHGIKTEHQLADIFTKGLLPKAHYEMCKSLGLSNVFAHLN